A segment of the Juglans regia cultivar Chandler chromosome 15, Walnut 2.0, whole genome shotgun sequence genome:
CAAAAATCGCTGCACACAAAAATCCCATGACCACCCACCATTTCACCATCATTTCAGATAACATATCCTGATCTCCATAAACTCAttcatcaaaaacaaaaaccagaacataaagcaaagaaaaatgTTCTACTTCCATATATCTATACATGTTTTGgttgtttagagagagagagaaagaggtgtTGCAATTTGCAGGCAATGGGATTGggggagggagaaagagagagaagaggggaagagattaaaaaaaataagtatgaaTCTAGTGCATGTGGGTGAAAATGAGAATTTATTGCATTTCCTACATGACGAAATTTTATTAGCAGGTGTTAAATTTGTCACCCGATCGGCTGTGGGCTTTTCTctaaataaatatcttttagTTCATAATTATTAGGTCGCTTTATTCTCGAGGTAATAAATTCGATCGATTATCAAATAAGTAGAATCCACGTGACTTTCATATTAAAAGTCTATAATATTTACGAAAATGCTAGTATGCCGTTTGAGTTTGTTCCTTCATTTTGACcactcatgtatttaatttattttttatttaatgattaagaaaataatttttagtgtattagcatattttttttattttttaaatatatttaaatatattaaaaaataaaaaaaataaaaacaaaaaaataactttgTGCTAATAAGCACGCCCAACGGTCAAAGTTGGGGCGGCACGCTAGCatgattttaatctttatgcctaaaataataataaaaaaagtagaaggTAAATcttaaagaataatgttagatataattttaaagtagataaatttcacatatttttttaaaataaaatttattattaaaaaataattttttcatcttgatCATATATtcattcactattttttttaaaaatatgttagaCTTGCACTATaaagttgtaaatattttttttttttttacttttaaatcaGTATAATTTGaaagtaatattattaaaaaaattatattttaaaatttaactttgaatagaattattctaatGGTATTTATTCTCCTATTTCTTTGGCCCGAAGGAAAACAGTGTCTGCCgaaggtttttttgttttttttaataaaagtgtcAGCGAAGTAGGTTGTTCATCCGACGTGGCATTATTTAAAGCCGCAACTGCAAACTTAGCCCCCAAGTTTGCTTTTGGCcacaattatcaaaaaaaagaaaagtcagTACTCCGAAAGTACTAACGTACCCTTCTTAGCTTTACACTAATaccatattaataaataaaaataattaaccccACCGacaaaccagaaaaaaatatatcaccTCCACCgactaataaatatttaataattagtgaaaagatcaataaaaataattgtagaaaTGGTTTAACTTTGGAAACAACATCACCGAATAtcattactctatttttttttatgccacattatttaataataataattatttttttaataaaatttgatctcaaattattaaattccgCTGTGTTAACATAATAAGATAATGTTGTAGTTTctcgtttcttttttttttttgaattttttctttttttgcaatAAATCAGATTGCATAAGCAtatgtttaaattaaaaaaatgatatttaacttccgatttgataattatattcaacagtcaatatcaaaaataattttttttcaagaatttgaattttcttctataaaaaactcaaatctttttaaattttataaaaatttaaaaaatattgatgatcGTTGCTAATATAACTGTTATAtgagatgttttaaaaaaatattaagaatataatataaataattaaatttattttttttattttaagtttttaagtttttaagataaattgtaTTCTTACATTGTAAAAGAACTTGAACAAttgatataaaatgtaaaaatataatacgaataattatatcatattctttacaaaatatctaattctttcaaataaaatctaaattatgTGTTTTTATcctaaaatgattaaaataaaattttgcggGAAGGAGGGAGATTTTAGTAATTTAGAGTCAAAGTAGATCTTTCCGAAGAACGCCTATAAATAGGGATAGGAAGCGTTCACAGCTTTTCGATTCTAGCAGGTTTTGTTTCTCAAATCTCTTGTTCGTGGAGTGTTTTGAGCGACGAAGGCTGTAGAATCCCATGGCTTCGCGAACGACGTGCCCCACAGCCGAAGAGAGGAAGATGGCGGAAACTATTAAGGTTAGGGTTCCGCTGCATCTTTCTTCGTCGTCGCCTTTGGTAACCAATCGCTGTGAGCATCAATCGGATTGTTGTTCGGCCCGGATTGGGACACAAAATGAATCCAACTTCGGGCGGAGCGGCGCACCGGTCCGGTTCATGTTCTACCGGGTTGATTCGTGGATCGATTTCCCGAGCGAGGTTCTCGAGAATATTCGACCGTCGTTCTTGGAGGGTAGGCCAATGGTCGAATCATCGATTGGAGGGGCCAAGTATATCTTTGATTTTCTTCGCATGTTGCAGATAGATTTGGGGTCAGGTAGTCGGTGGTCTATTGCTTGGATTGACGAAAATGGTAAGTTCTTTTTCCCCAAAGTGTTCGTCAGCGAAGATCTGGATAGCACTAATGAGAACGGCCCGGTGGAGAATTTCGGAGTTCAGAAAATTGAGATCGAGATTCGAATTTGCGGGGAAAGGGGCAAGAGAAAGGGGGTGGAACATGAATTGGGTCCGAATGAGGACGAGACTGAGGTAAGTTCATCGAAAAAGCGAGACGGGGATTCCTCAAAACGGCCGCGTTTAACGACCGCCGATTCAGAAACATCTAGCTGGCCGAATGCGAAGCTTTTGAGCCCAGGAGAACAAGCTTACTCGGTGATTAGCAATTTGTTCATGGCTGGGATCAGGAAGATCGATCACGGCGCTACCATTACCGCAGTTCACCAGTGTACGCGCACTGGGCCGTTGGAGAGAGCTCGTCTCGAAGTTTTTCAGAGGCAGAATGAGACCACCAAAGCTGCTCGTGGTGCGTCAAATACCGTGTATGCGTGGTATGGAGCTTCAGCCAAAGTCGTAGCGCAACTTTTAGCACATGGGTTTTCGGTGCCAAGCAAGGTTTCAGGGTCGGGAACTTATGGAATTGGTATATACTTCTCTCCTGTGGGCTTCCCCCATTTAAGGTAACTTTTGTTTCTGTTCTGAATTGAAGTTCATTTTTTGGTAAGTTAGCGAGAACTTGTTGACGGTGGTTGGGTTGCCTGTGTTTCAGTGCACTGGAATCGGAGTCTGATGATGATGGGCAAAAGCATGTGGTATTGTGCCGGGTTATATTGGGAAGTGTCGAAAGGGTCGAGGCGGGGTCTCAGCAATGCCATCCTTCTAGTTTGGATTTTGATACAGGTGCAGATAATCCGAAGAATCCTAAACGCTATGTCGTATGGAGCACCAACATGAACAGGCACATCCTACCTGTGTGTGTTGTGAGCTACAAATCTTCTGATCACGTTTCAGGTATCAATGCTTcaatcttgttcttttttttttttttaacgaaaaattctaaacataagttCCGTacactcacttaaaaatatatatatttttttattcgattaaaatatgaattataaggataaaaaaataaaatcatatactTAAATGAGCGTGCATGACGTGGGGCTTCTGTAATTTTACTTCCATGTTCTAAAAGTTTTACTTTTGCTATTATTTTCAGGCCAGTTGAGAGGATCGGCGAAGTATCCATTTTCCAAATTATTTTCGAGGATTAATAAGTTCCTCCCTCCCTCAGAAGTTCACGCAGCCACGACTTTGTATGACACATATAGGGTAAGTAGCGGCTTTCTCATTTTGCAACGAGCATATAGAGTCTGGAAATAGAAGTGGTGGATTTTTCATACGTGCTTATGGGTTGTAACAGGCTCGGAAGATGGCCAGAGATGTTTTTGTGAACCGTTTGCGATCTATTGTGGGGGATGACATGCTGCTATCGATAATGCGGGAGATTCATGCCTCAGAATGAAGGTTCTTCCAAGATTTTCTCTTTTGGAagatataaaaatttgtttaccgataaaaaaagaaaaaaaaaacgttctTCATGGTTTATGAAATGCTATAACTACATGTAATGGTACAATACAACTAGGATTAGCAAGGGAAGACCCAACCATGTGAAAGAACAAAAACTAGTTTGCaggtttttgtttctgttatttttcttttcttttttttgaaaaaaaaaagctccatATACATGTAGCAACTATACATCAAGTTCCTCAAAGAAATTAAGTTTCGTTTTATACCTATGTTCTTTGAGCCTTTTTGCATCCCTTGAATTTGGATGTgtttttatactttatttttttgtgttcttatatattttgatgGGTTTATGAAAGGGAATCCACTTACTGATAGCTAATACATAAGTccgattattttttttaatttgcccGGTGACTACAAATATGACTGTTGTTCAAGTTCTTGCAAATGCATGGGTGTTTTCTTTATATATGTCATGCATGACATTCATCCTTAGCaaatggttttttaatttttttattaacttgtttgagtttgtaactttttttttggaTGCTTTTTGTTGGACACCATTTGGTTTAATGAACTTTCATGCTACTGTTTGatcaagaaattttatgttaatgttagattttttttataagcaaaagtaaaactttattaatagaaaaaggcatagcccaaatacaTGGGAAGGCAAAATAAGCCTAATTACCACTAAGCACTAATGATGGATACGAGCAAATTATGAAAGTTGTACCCATTACATATAATGGCCGAAGTCCAGGAtaatagtgttaaaaaaaaatctcttcagCTCATCCAGGTAATGCTCCCATTCTTCGAACGCCCCTTATTTCTCTCCACCCACAATCACCACGTAATACAATTAGGGATAATTTTTCACAGTGGTAATGTGAACATTACCAAAACCTGTccaacacttaaaaaatatccacAACTCTTCCAAGCAGAACCCTTGCCGCACCAATCCGGTTAAGGATCTCATTCCACAAAAAcctagcaacctcacaatgtaacaGTAGATGATCCACAAACACCAGATcatggttggtttttttttttatttgtcggagtaaaaaaacaaagaaatatttaaaaaaaaaaaccttcgtAGTTCAACTAAAATATAGAAGGATATTTTGGGGGAAAACCAAATGGTTCCTCCACAATTATTAGGAATAAACCAAATGTGGGAATGTCAATTGCAGGGAATCCTatcatattttcaattatttgcaAATGTGAATTTAGTCACATTCTTAGGAATCTAGATTTCCAAGCATTAGGGTTGTACAACAATCGAGAAAACCGGCCGGCTTAGACTCAGACCAGCCGTTGGAGCACAGAACCGGCCAAAATCGGCAGGGAACCGGTCGACGTGTGGCAGGAATATATGAAAATCGATGTCGGCCAGTTTGGCGCTGGTTTGAACCAGAAAAACTACTAAACTGGCCgatcgtttatatatatatattttgaaatatatgtaaatgaaacggcgttgttttatttaaatgagtGAAACAGTCTCGTTTTAGGGCctggaagttaaaaaaaaaaaaacataatagaaCGGCGCCGTTCCAAAATAGATTAATAAcctccctttcttcttcttcttattcttcccCGTGTCTTCTTTCTCAATTCACATTGTTTCCTCATCTTTTTCAATTCACATTGTTTCCTCATCTGGAATTTTCTTCTAAACTCTCATGTCAGATGACGCGGCATCCCTTCTCTGTCACAGAGATGCCAATGACAGACCGAAGAATTGAATCACACCGTGTCGAGACCGAGAATATTGGTTTTCTCTCCCCAATCAACCAGTTTCGGCCAGTTCTGAGCTCTCATGGTAGACGTCGGTGCAACGTCGGTTTGGCACCGAAACTGTGCTGATCCCATCAGTTTTCAGCCCTACCAAGCATCACATTCATAGGGATGTAGATGTTGAAGGAATTGATAGATCTTGCGAACTTAATGCCACATATGGATATGAGAGGTTGAAATATCTACCTCTCTGCAAGGGCTTGTGTGGGTTGGTGCGTCGAGTGCAAGCATTTGTAGGATGAGGACGTTGAAGGATTAGTGAAAGCACTAGGTGGACTTGAGCACAAATGCTGTCTAGAGCCTAGGTGCAAGGTGCACATTTAAAGATGTCTAATAACAAAAAGtcaataaaaaacaattgaaaaaactGGCTTAAAACAAGATGATGATACATTTAGCCTATTAATTCAGTTTGTTAGGGTATTATGCAACATGAAAATCAAGTACaactaattacataaaattaaaatacaacatttaataaaattttcttgtgATGGTAATATATTTATCCTATTAACTCGGTCTATTAAGGTATAAAGCAACATGAAAATTAAGTACAACTAAGTTTTCATACTTGAGCTACAATCCATGGTTGaatcaaaatattacaaaaaggCCATGGCCAAAGAAGCGTAAGTATTACAGGTATCGACTTCTATGCTAACATAAgcaatcaaatatcaattcatctaGAAAGCTAACTTGGACCATCATATTGAGTTCAAAGCATAAACATTGCATATAGTAACATTTCTTTGATAAGCCATTACATATGACATGTGCCATATACATAAATGATCTTCATTATAACCGAAATACTTACgaatatttgtttatattttttcttggtgtcaaactaatattttataatgttttttttttttttataagtaactaatattttataatgtttttgataaaattta
Coding sequences within it:
- the LOC108993148 gene encoding probable inactive poly [ADP-ribose] polymerase SRO3 — encoded protein: MASRTTCPTAEERKMAETIKVRVPLHLSSSSPLVTNRCEHQSDCCSARIGTQNESNFGRSGAPVRFMFYRVDSWIDFPSEVLENIRPSFLEGRPMVESSIGGAKYIFDFLRMLQIDLGSGSRWSIAWIDENGKFFFPKVFVSEDLDSTNENGPVENFGVQKIEIEIRICGERGKRKGVEHELGPNEDETEVSSSKKRDGDSSKRPRLTTADSETSSWPNAKLLSPGEQAYSVISNLFMAGIRKIDHGATITAVHQCTRTGPLERARLEVFQRQNETTKAARGASNTVYAWYGASAKVVAQLLAHGFSVPSKVSGSGTYGIGIYFSPVGFPHLSALESESDDDGQKHVVLCRVILGSVERVEAGSQQCHPSSLDFDTGADNPKNPKRYVVWSTNMNRHILPVCVVSYKSSDHVSGQLRGSAKYPFSKLFSRINKFLPPSEVHAATTLYDTYRARKMARDVFVNRLRSIVGDDMLLSIMREIHASE